The following is a genomic window from Streptomyces sp. NBC_01381.
GCCTGCGCCGGCAAGTACAACGGCGGCTGGCAGGCCCGGGTCGACGCCCTCGTGCCCAAGGTCGAGCAGTCCATCCGCGACCTGAAGACCGTGATGAAGGACGCGGGCTACCAGGAGGGCGACTACAAGCTCGTGGCCATGGGCTACCCGAGCCCGATCGGCCCGGACTTCCGCGACAACCCCAACTTCCCCGGCAAGCTGGCCTGCGGCGGTCTCGGCTACGACTCCGACACCGAGTGGGGCCGCAACTACGCGGTGCCGGCCTTCGAGACCGGCATGCGCAAGGCCGCGAAGAACGCCGGCGCGACCTACCTCGACAACTCCCGGCTCTTCCACGGCCATGAGGTCTGCATGGAGGACACCTGGGCGCGCGGGCTCTACATCGACCTCTCCAACCCCTTCCCGCCGGACTCCAATTCGGTACGGCAGTCCTTCCACCCCAACGCACGGGGCCACGCGGCCTTCGCGTCCTGCCTCACCCAGATCCACGACTCCGGGCAGCGTGAGGCCAGTTGCGCCGACCCGGCGAGCACGGGCAGCCCCAAGCTGTACCCGGGCGGATGGGACGACGCGTACAAACCCCTGAAGAACCAGGGCACGGGGACCTGCGTGGACGTCGACGCGTCGAGCAGCCGCAACGGCACCAAGGTCCAGGGCTGGGACTGCACGGGCAACCGCAATCAGACCTGGTGGTACGACGGCGGCCCCGGTGGTCAGCAGTCACTGCACACCGGTCTGACCCAGGACCGCTGCATCGACGTACCGGGAACGGCGAAGGA
Proteins encoded in this region:
- a CDS encoding ricin-type beta-trefoil lectin domain protein, which codes for MKRTRSSRQGRLRCTFAAAVAMAAVFGTAALPAQAADGDGGSPKAAPTSTPLPPELEKIRADEATKLYGDPAERPLADRKTGLISLGDSEISGEGVGTYEPGTDGPDNWCHRSPDAAIHRTGIPADVTYNVACSGASTVNIKIGGQKQYADELVQSDNLAIKARNTKIKTILLVIGANDDLEFSPVMTDCVTRYLLSQGACAGKYNGGWQARVDALVPKVEQSIRDLKTVMKDAGYQEGDYKLVAMGYPSPIGPDFRDNPNFPGKLACGGLGYDSDTEWGRNYAVPAFETGMRKAAKNAGATYLDNSRLFHGHEVCMEDTWARGLYIDLSNPFPPDSNSVRQSFHPNARGHAAFASCLTQIHDSGQREASCADPASTGSPKLYPGGWDDAYKPLKNQGTGTCVDVDASSSRNGTKVQGWDCTGNRNQTWWYDGGPGGQQSLHTGLTQDRCIDVPGTAKEGTAVTLWNCHGGANQKFVREAGTLRPASDTGLCLGLASPKEPLKLQKCDGSPNQKFA